In a genomic window of Epinephelus fuscoguttatus linkage group LG23, E.fuscoguttatus.final_Chr_v1:
- the LOC125883429 gene encoding lecithin retinol acyltransferase-like encodes MLDTLTFLLEKLFLLANIKLSSLLPPLRGREHGDAPLTRRCERDESPPQPAGAPQRFQRGDLLEVPRTLFTHFGIYLGDNRVAHLIPDILPVLTADSKQIQEMVTNTRLLLGVLSKRASIRVDSVEDFAYGAGILLNAMDRAVRRSPLTGEEVARRAERLVGTVSYSLLWNNCEHFVTYCRYGTAQSLQTDQFCEWLKSLIRDQRNVLLTALLGLLSMACLGVSSSTALPTLLIPFTLWMAS; translated from the exons ATGCTGGACACGCTCACCTTCCTCCTGGAGAAGCTCTTCCTCCTCGCGAATATCAAGCTGTCCAGCCTGCTGCCTCCGCTGCGCGGCAGAGAGCACGGAGACGCGCCGCTCACCAGGCGCTGTGAGCGGGACGAGTCTCCTCCGCAGCCCGCCGGAGCTCCGCAGAGGTTCCAGCGGGGAGACCTGCTGGAGGTTCCCCGGACTCTCTTCACCCACTTCGGCATCTACCTGGGCGACAACCGGGTGGCGCACCTCATCCCGGACATCCTCCCGGTGCTGACCGCCGACAGCAAGCAGATCCAGGAGATGGTGACCAACACGCGGCTGCTGCTCGGGGTGCTCTCCAAGCGCGCCAGCATCCGCGTGGACTCGGTGGAGGACTTCGCGTACGGAGCCGGGATCCTGCTCAACGCCATGGACCGGGCGGTGCGCCGCAGCCCGCTGACCGGGGAGGAGGTGGCCCGGCGGGCGGAGCGGCTGGTCGGCACCGTGTCCTACAGCCTCCTGTGGAACAACTGCGAGCACTTCGTCACCTACTGCCGCTACGGCACGGCGCAGAGCCTGCAGACCGACCAG TTCTGTGAGTGGCTGAAGTCGCTGATCCGGGACCAGCGTAACGTCCTGCTGACAGCGCTGCTGGGACTCCTGTCCATGGCGTGTTTGGGAGTTTCCTCCAGCACCGCCCTGCCCACCCTCCTCATCCCCTTCACCCTGTGGATGGCCAGCTAG
- the LOC125884286 gene encoding lecithin retinol acyltransferase-like, whose amino-acid sequence MFLLQLLALFFISTPGPESRDKRKQREEEEEAEGRTDRKCELTLRRGDLLEVPRTLFTHFGIYLGGGRVAHFIPDIIPVISSDQYRIKQMVTNTRLLLGVLAKRGSVRVDSVEDFAYGSEILVNTMDKVCSRPALQAEEVARRAEKLQGHVAYSLLWYNCEHYVMYCRYGTVLSYQTFQFCKTVRKLLLSRRVAKATAVLGVCLLLYLEAVTACSATLAVLLPFLIWMAA is encoded by the exons AtgttcctgctgcagctgctcgcTCTGTTCTTCATCTCCACACCTGGACCTGAGTCCAGAGACAAGaggaagcagagggaggaggaggaggaggcagaaggacggacagacaggaagtgcgAGCTGACCCTCAGGAGAGGAGACCTGCTGGAGGTTCCCCGGACTCTGTTCACACACTTTGGGATTTACCTGGGGGGAGGCAG AGTGGCTCACTTCATCCCAGACATCATCCCCGTCATCTCCAGTGACCAGTATCGCATCAAACAGATGGTCACCAACACCAGGCTCCTGCTGGGAGTACTGGCCAAG CGTGGCAGTGTGAGGGTGGACTCAGTGGAGGACTTCGCCTACGGGTCGGAGATACTCGTCAACACGATGGACAAG gtgtgtagCCGGCCGGCGCTGCAGGCGGAGGAGGTGGCCAGGAGGGCGGAGAAGCTTCAGGGCCACGTGGCCTACAGCCTGCTGTGGTACAACTGTGAACACTACGTCATGTACTGTCGATACGGCACCGTGCTGAGCTACCAGACCTTTCAG TTCTGTAAGACAGTGAGGAAGCTGTTGCTGAGTCGGCGTGTTGCCAAGGCGACGGCGGTGCTGGGTGTGTGCCTGCTCCTCTACCTGGAGGCTGTGACCGCCTGCTCCGCCACGCTGGCCGTCCTGCTGCCCTTCCtcatctggatggcagcatgA